In Pseudomonas flavescens, the sequence CGCCAGCACCTGGCGAAATGCCTTGCGGCTGACGAAGGCGGCGCTCATCGCGGGCGTGCGCAGCAGCGCCAGAATCAGGTTGCCGACACTGGCTGCGGTCATCAGCAGGCCGATGTAGAAGGGAAAATAACCGGCTTCGGGGCCGCTATCGCCCCAGCCGATGCCGATATCGATGCTGCCGACCATGACGATGCTGCCGAGGGCGGCGGTGAACAGCGCCAGGCCGATTTCCACCCAGCGGGTGGCTACCAGCGGCGTATCCGTGGTGTTGGACATGAGTGTTTCCTCGCTGTGGGCATACCCGTTACGGCGGCCAGCGCCGCCGTGCGACCTGCTGGCAGGACTAATCGCGCAGCCAGCCGGCCTGCTTGAACACGGGAATGACACGCTCGCGATCCTTCTCGATGTAGCTCACCAGTTCCTGCCCGGAAAGGAAGGTCGGGGCCAGGGCGGAGCGTTCGACGTAGGTCTTGAACTCCGGCGTCTGGCTGACCTTGCGCATCAGCTCGACGTAGAAGGCGCGCTGCTCGTCGCTGACGCCACCGGGCAGGAACACCGTTCTCGGAAAGCGGTACTGGCCGATGCCCAGGCCCTGCTCCTTGCAGGTCGGAACGTCGGCCCAGGACTGGGTTTCTGTGACCTTCTGGGTGTAGATCATGCGCTGCTGGCTGAACACGCACAGTGGTACCACCTGACCGCCACGCCACTGGCTGAGGCTTTCGG encodes:
- a CDS encoding tripartite tricarboxylate transporter TctB family protein — protein: MSNTTDTPLVATRWVEIGLALFTAALGSIVMVGSIDIGIGWGDSGPEAGYFPFYIGLLMTAASVGNLILALLRTPAMSAAFVSRKAFRQVLAVFLPIVLYVVVMPFSGIYLASAVFIAWFMWSDRQRSTPYGIPTVAAISCGAALASYLIFALWFKVPLDSGVLGDLVAIAGGTPR